The segment CTTAAAGATTGAAGCAGTTCTTAGCGGCTGGAAAATGAAGGGAGTTCATCCAAACCTTATGGGTGTCGGGCAAGCCTATGCAACGGAGAGTTTGCTCGAGGAATTCGGTTTAGCGATCGAAGATATGGATTACGTAGAAATTCATGAAGCTTATGCGGCGACCGCCATTGGCGCAATGGAGCAGATCAGAATCGATACCGGTTGGGCTTGGGAAAAAAGTTTCGATGCCAAGAAAATCAATCCTAACGGCGGATCGATTGCAATCGGACATCCCTTCGGGGCAACCGGGGTCCGTCTAGTTGCCAATGCCATTATGGACATAGCCGAGGATCAGTTCGCGAATCGAATATTAATCACTGCTTGTGCTCACGGCGGAATCGCCGCCACGATGATTATCGAGCGATACCGATAAGAATTCAATTCGCCTTTCAAAGGAACGCTCCGGACGAACAAGTCCGGGGCGTTCTTAAAATTCTTTCCCTAATAAAACTTTTTGAGAGACTTTCGGACAGACAGGTTTTGTCTAAGGACTATGTATTGGAAACTTCCTTTCGCGTTTCTTATTGGCCTACCGTTTCTTTCAATAATGGGAGCTCCAAAGAGTCTTTACGATTTTACGGTTAAGGACATTCGCGGAAATGATATATCGCTTTCTAAATATAAGGGAAAAACGGTATTGATCGTGAATGTCGCATCTAAATGCGGCTATACTTACCAGTATGACAATTTAGAAAAAGTTTATAAAAAATATAAAGACAGGGGTTTTGTCGTAGTCGGTTTTCCCGCAAATAATTTCGGATCTCAGGAACCGGGTAGCGATAAGGATATCGAACAGTTTTGTAGGCTTCAGAAAGGAGCCACCTTCGATATGATGTCTAAGATTTCCGTGAAGGGGGAAGATAAGCATCCGTTATATTCGTATCTAACTTCTTCCGCTCAACCTTCCGGAGAAATTCAATGGAACTTTGAAAAATTTTTAATCTCGCCCGAGGGTAAGATCATTTCTCGTTATCCTTCCGCCGTAGAACCTGACAGTAAGGCAATCACCGAGGCGATCGAGAAAATTTTGAAGTAGATTTTGTCGGACCTTTTCCAAAGGTAAGCCATATGAATTTTCGTTTCTTCGTCGTTATTATTTTGTTACCTCTCTTAGCGGCTTGCGTTCAACACGAAAAGAAGATGAGCGAGACGGAAATGATCCAGGACGTTCTTTTAGTCCTGTCGTACCCGTATCTTTTGAACAACTGCGCGATTACGGGAATTTCTCCTCAAGGGCCGGTTACGCAAATTACCAGCGGGTACGGAATGCGCGGAACTCATCAAGTCGCGGTCGCTCCCCTTCAAAATCCCATCGCTGATCGCCGCGTATGCGTTTATTACCCTGCCGATCAATCTAGTCCGGCCCCTGTACTATTTTTGTTTCACGGTTTTAGCTCTCCTTCCGCAGAACCGTATTACCCGCTGATCGATTTTTACGTTTCGAAAGGTTACGTCGTCGTATTTCCCATTTACTTTTCCGATACAAGACCTCCAACACAGAATTATGATATAATGTGGGCCGGACTTAAATTTGCGGTCGATACGTTTCCGAGTAAGATCGACACTAGGAAAGTCGGGTTCATGGGTCATTCCTATGGCGGAGGCGCCACTCCCTATATGGCTCATAAAGGTTTGTTCGAACAGTCTTGGGGTTCTCTCGGTTCTTTCATGTATCTCGCCGCCCCCTGGTATTCATTCAGTACGACGAACGCGAATCTGACCGATTTTACCAACGCAACTAAACTAATCGTCCAGGTTTACGAAGAGGATCAGACGAACGATCATCGGATGGGAATCGATATCTTTAATAGCGTGACGTCCATCGCATCCACCGAAAGATCCTATCAGGTTATCCATACGGATTCGTACGGCGGCTACACATTGAAGTCGGATCATTACGTTCCGATCAAAGATACGATTCTAGGAATCGGCGCCCTGAACGGTTACGATTTTTACGGAGTCTGGAGGCAGTTGGATGCATTGACAGACTATGCATTTAACGGAACGGCTGCCGGAGCCAATACCGCCTTGGGTTCGGGAAACGGAAACTTCTCCATGGGAACCTACCCCGACGGATCTGCCGTAAGACGGATGGATTTTACCCGCAGCCCTGCACCTTTGCAGGCGGAGAGTTACTATTCCCAGCAGTGGAGCAATTCGCTGAATCCTAGATAGATTGGAAACCATCGCCTCGAATATCGATTAAGAAATCATAAGATACGTTTTTAAAAAAGAAACGGTCAAACTCCAGGCCTGCTGTGCGGCTTCTTTATTATAGGCCGATCTTGCATCGCAGAAAAAACCGTGGTTAGCGTCGGAAAATATCGCCTCTACATAATGTTTATTATGTTTTCGTAAAGAATCAGATACGGATCTATAGTGTTCGGGTAGGATATTTTTGTCCAAACCGGCCCACACGAGCAGGATAGGCCCGTTCTGTCTTTCGCAATAGGATAATAGACTGGGGGCAATTCCTCCGCCGTAATAGGATGCCGCCGCTTGCAGGGGTAAAAACGAATTTGCAAGAAAGGAAACCTTTCCTCCCAGGCAATAACCGACGCTTCCTATCAAATCCGATTTTACCTCCGAACGGGAAAGTAACCAGGAATACGTCGCCTTTAGATCGGATTCAAGAGTCTCGATCGTGATCGCACTAAAATGAGGGCGAGCGGCCCTAAAATCTTCATAGCTACCCTCGTACCCGGGAGGGGCCGTTCGATGAAATAATTCCGGCGCGATCGTATAAAATCCTTCCTTAGCGAATCTTTGGGCGACGTCTTTTATATGATGGTTTACTCCGAAGACTTCCTGCAAAACAATAAGAGCGGGGGAAGGCCCGTGATCCGGTCTGGCGATAAATGCATGCATTATGCCGCCGTCATCGATTGAGAGTTGGGTTTGTTCTAGGATCACACGGAACTCCTCGTTCAAGGCGGAAATTCATTCGTTTAACGTATGAAAAGTCAAGACTCCATTTTGAAATCCTTTAAAGAAATTCTTTTCTTTTTTTTATCCATGTTCATTCTCTGATTATGTTATTTCGAAAAGTTCTCCTAATTTTCATGATGCCGCTCGGACTAGCTTCCCAATCCGACGGCTTGGTATCGGAGAAGATATTCGATTCTAAATCTCAAACCCTCGTCTCCCGGACTAACGTCGAAAGTAAAGTTCGTGAGGCCGATGTGATTATAATTGGGGAAGAGCATGATGATGCGGCAGGTCATGAATGGCAGCTTAGTACGTTTAAAAAATTATCCGAGAGTTTCGCCCTCACGTTATCGCTCGAAATGTTGGAAAGAGATCAGCAGATTATCGTAGACGAATATCTAAAGGAGGGTCTAACCGAAAAAGGATACTTGAATCATACAAAATTTTGGCCTAATTATGCGAAAGATTATCACCCGATTGTTGAAGCCGCAAAAATTCGTAATATTCCGGTTTTAGCTTCAAATGCACCTAGACGATACGTGAATCTAGTCTCTCAAAAAGGGATCCAGTCTTTAATGAAAATCCGCTCCCCTTTTCTGCCGCCTCGATATCTGCTTCGTTTACATCGACAAGTCGAATATGAAGCTAAGTTGACGCAAGCGATGGGGGGACATCACTCGGAAGGCTCGACATCGAACATACAAAACTTCATAGATGCTCAATATCTTTGGGATGCTAGCATGGCTGATGCTATCGCGGAGGAGTTTTATACTACCGGCAGAAAGATCGTGCATATTAACGGTCGTTTTCATAGCGATCAAGGTATGGGAGTTACCTATCGTCTAAGACAAATGGGTTTAAAAGTCCTAGTATTTAGCGTTTTTCCTTTAGAGGAAGGGCGAAAATTGGGTAGGGAGGAATTCGAGCTTGCGGACTTTTTGGTTATAACGACGAGAAAGTCACTTCCGTAAGACGTCCGCCATAATTTCGTGCTTGTAGGAGCACGCTTTTTCTCCGACAGTACCACTGATGCAGGAGATAGGAGTACGAACTCTTTTCGAATCTAAGTTCGAATGCCCGGCTTGTGGAACTTTATCCCGAATACCGGAAAGTGTTCCAACCGAGACGGTTTTTCGGTTAACCTGTTATCGCTGCGGGCACAAGGCTTTAGTTCGCTTAGCGCATAAAGTTAATGTTCAAGACCCCGAACCGATTCACGTCTTCACCCCTAATCCACAACCGAAACTTCAAACGCACGAGGCAGCCCATAATTTTTCGAATAGAGCGGATTCCAAGCCGGAATCACCGAAGGCTAGTTTAAGCTCTCGGTTCGCGGAATCTCTCAACGGTAAAATCGCATCCTTGCGGGAAAAATTCGAAGCGCCTTCCGAATCGCGTCCTTGGTTCCAAAAGATTCGAGCACGAGAACCCGGTGAGGATACTAACCCGTTTCGTCCTCCGATCAAGACGTTAGCCGAACGACTTCTTGATAGGGGAAGACGCTTCCGAATTCCAAAGATTCGTTTAAATTTTTGGTTATATTTACTTCCGCTTCCCTTCGTATTAGTTTTCCTGATTTTTTTCTGGATCGGAGTTATTCAGCGCGAATCGGAAGTAGAAGGATTGCTGAATGTCTTTTACATTCACCAACCCACCGTAATTTACGATCGAGACGGCAAGAAGGTTTCGGAGATTTTCGGAAAGAAAACCAGTAATTTAGAATGGAACGCTTACCCTGAAAATTTGAAACGAATGGTTTTGCTGGTAGAGGACCGAAACTTTTATTCGCACGGAGGCATTCACTATTCGTCGCTATTGCGGGCTTTCTTCGTGAACGTTTCGAATTTACGGTTTAAACAGGGAGCTTCCACGATAACCCAGCAACTTTCTCGAATTCTATTAAACGATCGAGAAAAAAGTCTGGAAAGAAAATTAAAGGAAGCGCAACTCGCTTACGCTTTAGAATCTCATTTGGATAAACAAAAGATTCTTT is part of the Leptospira broomii serovar Hurstbridge str. 5399 genome and harbors:
- a CDS encoding glutathione peroxidase, translated to MYWKLPFAFLIGLPFLSIMGAPKSLYDFTVKDIRGNDISLSKYKGKTVLIVNVASKCGYTYQYDNLEKVYKKYKDRGFVVVGFPANNFGSQEPGSDKDIEQFCRLQKGATFDMMSKISVKGEDKHPLYSYLTSSAQPSGEIQWNFEKFLISPEGKIISRYPSAVEPDSKAITEAIEKILK
- a CDS encoding alpha/beta hydrolase, whose translation is MNFRFFVVIILLPLLAACVQHEKKMSETEMIQDVLLVLSYPYLLNNCAITGISPQGPVTQITSGYGMRGTHQVAVAPLQNPIADRRVCVYYPADQSSPAPVLFLFHGFSSPSAEPYYPLIDFYVSKGYVVVFPIYFSDTRPPTQNYDIMWAGLKFAVDTFPSKIDTRKVGFMGHSYGGGATPYMAHKGLFEQSWGSLGSFMYLAAPWYSFSTTNANLTDFTNATKLIVQVYEEDQTNDHRMGIDIFNSVTSIASTERSYQVIHTDSYGGYTLKSDHYVPIKDTILGIGALNGYDFYGVWRQLDALTDYAFNGTAAGANTALGSGNGNFSMGTYPDGSAVRRMDFTRSPAPLQAESYYSQQWSNSLNPR
- a CDS encoding dienelactone hydrolase family protein — protein: MILEQTQLSIDDGGIMHAFIARPDHGPSPALIVLQEVFGVNHHIKDVAQRFAKEGFYTIAPELFHRTAPPGYEGSYEDFRAARPHFSAITIETLESDLKATYSWLLSRSEVKSDLIGSVGYCLGGKVSFLANSFLPLQAAASYYGGGIAPSLLSYCERQNGPILLVWAGLDKNILPEHYRSVSDSLRKHNKHYVEAIFSDANHGFFCDARSAYNKEAAQQAWSLTVSFLKTYLMIS
- a CDS encoding ChaN family lipoprotein, producing MLFRKVLLIFMMPLGLASQSDGLVSEKIFDSKSQTLVSRTNVESKVREADVIIIGEEHDDAAGHEWQLSTFKKLSESFALTLSLEMLERDQQIIVDEYLKEGLTEKGYLNHTKFWPNYAKDYHPIVEAAKIRNIPVLASNAPRRYVNLVSQKGIQSLMKIRSPFLPPRYLLRLHRQVEYEAKLTQAMGGHHSEGSTSNIQNFIDAQYLWDASMADAIAEEFYTTGRKIVHINGRFHSDQGMGVTYRLRQMGLKVLVFSVFPLEEGRKLGREEFELADFLVITTRKSLP